TCAAACCCGTCATTTCTCGCATGGGTATAGGCACATTCTGATCCAACTTAAACTGACCATCCTTAAGTTGGAATAAGGCGCACACCTGCTGCAATACCTGAACTTGAAATAGATGTTTTAGCTGTTCGTCTTGTAAAACACCTTGATTTTTCAGGCACAAACCCAACGGTTGATTGTTTCTATAAAACTGAAACAGCTTAGTAGCTACCTGCGGACTGACCCAATTGCGTTGCTTAATCAGCGAAATTAAACCTTGCTGATCTAATCGATTAGCTGCCGCTACGATCCGACCTTGATAAATCCAAATGTAATGGACTGATGGCATTGTTGATGAATAATCTGGCAAAGCCCGAAGTCTCAGCACGCCAGTTTTACGGCCCTTATCGATGAACTGAAATATCTCTGGCAAGGGAAAGTCTCGGAGAAAGCCAATGGTAGACATACGTTGTTCAATTAACGATTAGAAGACAGACTGAGAGAACTGACTACTACTTTCAGGTTTAAGCTGTTTTCTTCTAATTTTATATCTGTCTTAATAAAAATTTGCGATTATTATTCACAAGTATCTATCCTCATACCAGCTAACACTTGATTGAATATAAAGAAATATTAAATTTAGAAAATTCCTATCACGAAGCTGATGGTTTATGTTTACGGATTGGATATTTGTTGAACCTTAACATAGATCAATAATTCTCAGTTAAGGCTGTATAAGACACTACAAAAATATTGGGATTAATGTAGGATTTGCATTAAATAATGCACGGAAAAGCAGCGAGTGTAAGAAAGGATACAAGCACTCAGCCGGAATGTATAAAGAGACTGAATTGAATATCTACGATAATTATTCAGTGCTGTTGAGTCGATCAATTAAATCGTCAAGTTCTCGTTGCATCTGAGTACAGACTTTCTCATAGCACGCATCCACATAATCGCGATCGCTCGCCGCTTCCCGCCCATAACGCTCAAACACAATGGGCGCACAAACGCGGGTGTGGATCTGTATAGGCAAAGGAATATTCGGCAAAGGCCCAATTCCGACACCCCAAGGTAAGCCCAAATAAATGGGAAACACACCGATATCTGGGTCAAGCGACAAGGGAACACCCCATTCCTGTAGTTGTCGGACTTGCTGGTAAAAATCTCCCAGAATGATTAGAGTATCGTGGGCACCGTGAGAAATCGCAGGCACAATGGGTACCTCTTCCCGCAGAGCCAATTTAATAAATCCCTTACGTCCTGCAAAGTAAATGCGATCGCGCAGGCGATGAGGACGGAACATATCTTCAGCCCCGCCCGGATAGACGAGAACTGCTGCACCTCTTTGAAGGGCGGCGATCGCTGTTTTAGGGTGAGCAATGACAGCCCCTACCGGAGCCGCTAACCGACCCACGTTGGGGATTTTCCAAGCCAATCGGTGCATCAATCCATAGGTTAAGCGTTCATAGCCGAACCTGCGGTACCAATCGTACATAAACATCGAAGTATCCGGTGAAGCCGAGCCGCCATTATGGCTACCCACAATCAGCATCTTCCCCTGCGAGGGAATGTGATGCCAGCCCTCGGTTTGCACTCGAAAGTAAGAGTGGTACAACCATTCCCACACAGGCATCCAAGCTTTAATCACCTCAGGATCGCGCTGATCTAGCGACCAACCCTCATATAGATGCTCAGAGGCTTGAGCATGTCTTGCGTAACGAGCCGTCAAAAGATCGAAAAAATTAAACAATGGTTCTTAACCGCCCCAAACAAAGAAATAGCGTTTTTAGGATAATCGCGGGTTGGGTTCTCTGGCAAACCTGAACGATATTGTCCCACCCGCTTTCCGCCTCGAACAGAAGTCGCCCGCTGAGAAATGTGTGATGTTTTTTTAACATTTCACCCCGACGAACCAAAAATTGTTAAATTGGATACAGAAATATTTTTTTGAATTTCGTCTTTAATCGGAAATCTATGCAGAAGCAGAAGCCATTAGGCACCTAATTGTCGAAGTGACGGAGATCAATCGCTAAAAAACACTATCAAAAAGCTATTTGGAGGCACAGGATATGAAACTCTCTTACCGTGGCGTTAACTACGAAAATTCATCCCCCATGCTCGAAGTCATTGAAGGGGATATCGGTGGTACCTATCGGGGTCAAAATTGGAGATCGCACTATCTTAGACACATTCCCGAACCCGCACCTGTCCACGATCTGAAATATCGGGGTGTGGCTTACCGCACCGGGAAATCCGCTGTTGCTGTACCTTCTGCGGCGGGGGCACGCTGCACATTGCCCGGTTTCCACAAACGGGAACGAGAAAAAGAGTTGAATCAGCTAACGAGAACTCACCTGAGCAATATTCGCAACAGCTTAGAACGCCGGATGCAAGTCGCCAAAGCGAATGGGGATGAACAGCTAGTGCGCCTTTTAGAGCAAGAGAGAATGACGTTACCTCTCCAATAGTTTTTTCAGGAATGGGAGAGTTTCGAGTTCAAGTCAAACGTTGGGCGATCGTATGCGATCGCCTTTTTTTATGGCTGCTAGTTATAGCGGCGGATTTGACCTCACTATAAAATGCGTTCGCCGTCAACAGCCAAAAGCGTTAGCGTGGCAGTAAGCTTGTGCTTTGAGAAACTTCACAGAAACTGGCAAAATTTTCCAGGTAGCTACCTCCAGGAGATGACTCTGATGCTTGAATCTTATCGTCAACACGTTGCTGAACGAGCCGCTTTGGGTATTCCCCCCCTGCCGCTGAACGCCCAACAAACTGCCGAACTGTGCGAATTGCTGAAAAATCCACCTGCGGGTGAAGAAGAGACGTTAATGTCATTGTTGCGCGATCGCGTCCCACCTGGTGTCGATCCGGCGGCTTACGTCAAAGCTGGGTTTTTAACTGCGATCGCGAAAGAGGAAATCACCTGTCCCCTGATTACTCCCCAATGGGCGGTAAACCTTCTCGGCACGATGATGGGGGGTTACAATGTGCATTCCTTGATCGATTTACTCAAATCAAGCCATCCATCAATGGCAGCCTCAGCCGCCGCCGCCTTAAGTAAGACGCTACTGGTGTTTGATGCCTTTCACGACGTTCTGGCTTTGTCTGATATAAACCCTTACGCCAAACAGGTAATTGATTCTTGGGCAAATGCCGAATGGTTTATCACCCACCCTAAACTCGCGGAAGCGATTACCGTTACCGTGTTCAAAGTGCCGGGAGAAACGAATACTGATGATTTATCCCCCGCACCCCACGCCACCACCCGCCCGGATATCCCACTTCATGCCTTGGCAATGTTGGAATCCAAGATGCCAGGAGGCATCGAAACAATTGCCCAACTCAAGGAGAAAGGGCATCCTGTGGCGTATGTTGGGGATGTTGTGGGTACGGGTTCCTCCCGCAAATCCGCGATTAACTCCGTGCTGTGGCATATTGGCAACGATATTCCCTTTGTGCCGAATAAGCGGTCTGGGGGATATATTTTAGGAAGTGCGATCGCGCCTATCTTCTTCAACACGGCTGAAGATTCTGGTGCATTACCTATTGAGTGTGATGTCAGCCAGATGGAAACGGGGATGGTAATTACGATCCATCCTTATAAGGGAGAAATCACCAACGAAGCGGGAGAAGTGATTTCCACCTTTACCCTCAAGCCTGACACCATTCTCGATGAAGTCAGGGCGGGTGGACGGATTCCTTTATTAATTGGGCGCAGTCTCACCGACAAAACCCGCGAAGCCTTAGGATTAGAACCCAGCACCCTGTTCACCCGTCCCACAATGCCAACGGATACGGGCAAAGGCTTTACTCTGGCACAGAAAATGGTAGGGAAAGCTTGTGGTTTATCCGGTGTGCGTCCCGGTACCTCTTGCGAACCCCTGATGACGACCGTTGGTTCTCAGGATACCACCGGCCCGATGACTCGCGACGAATTGAAAGAACTTGCCTGTTTAGGGTTCAGTGCGGACTTGGTGATGCAGAGTTTCTGTCATACCGCCGCTTATCCCAAACCTGTGGATGTCAAAACTCACAAAGATTTACCGGATTTCTTCTCCTCTCGCGGTGGTGTAGCCTTGCGTCCTGGTGATGGCATTATTCACTCTTGGCTGAACCGGATGCTATTGCCGGATACCGTGGGAACTGGCGGCGACTCTCACACTCGTTTCCCCTTAGGGATTTCCTTTCCCGCGGGTTCTGGGTTAGTGGCGTTTGCCGGTGCCTTGGGTTTGATGCCGTTGGATATGCCGGAATCTGTCTTAGTGCGGTTTAAGGGTGAGTTGCAACCCGGTATCACGCTGCGGGATGTCGTGAATGCAATTCCCTATGTGGCGATGCAAAAAGGCTTGCTAACGGTGGAGAAGCAGAATAAGAAGAATATCTTCTCCGGGCGAATTATGGAAATTGAAGGGTTGCCTGATTTAAAAGTCGAGCAAGCCTTTGAACTCACTGATGCTAGCGCTGAACGTTCTTGTGCGGGTTGCACGATTAAGCTGAGTGTGGAGACAGTTTCGGAATATCTGCGATCGAATGTGGCGCTGTTGACAAATATGGTAGCGCGAGGCTATCAGGATGCGCGGACGATTATGCGCCGTGTTGCCAAGATGGAAGAGTGGTTGGCGAATCCCGTACTGATGGAAGCTGACGCCGATGCGGAGTATGTGGAAATTATCGAGATTGACTTGAATGAAATCAAGGAACCGATTGTCGCCGCTCCCAATGACCCGGATAATGTGAAGTTATTATCTGAAGTCGCTAATGACCCGGTTCATGAGGTGTTCGTTGGTTCCTGCATGACGAATATTGGTCATTATCGTGCCACAGCGAAGGTATTGGAAGGCGAACCCCCGGTTAAGACGCGCCTGTGGATTTGTCCCCCAACCCGGATGGATGAAAAGCAACTGAAGGAAGAGGGTATCTACGGTACATTTGGTGCGGCGGGTGCGAGAACGGAAATGCCGGGATGTTCTCTGTGCATGGGGAATCAGGCGCGTGTGGGAGATGGCACGACAGTGTTCTCGACTTCGACGCGCAACTTTAATAATCGCATGGGTAAAGATGCCCAAGTTTATCTCGGTTCTGCTGAATTAGCTGCCGTGTGTGCGATGTTAGGACGGATTCCTACTGTGCAGGAATATATGGACATTGTGGCGAAGAAGATTCATCCGTTTGCGGGTGATTTGTATCGGTATTTGAACTTCGATCAAATTGCTAATTTTGAGGATGAAGGGCGGGTGATTGCGTTGGAAGATATGCCTCGAATTGAGGATATTTTGGGGATGCCTACGGCAGCCAGGTAATTCATGTAGGGTGGGCATTTGCCCACCTTACTAATTCTCACTTTTGAAAAAGCTGAAAGATAGCGAGTAACTCAGGCCCTTCTATCGATATTGTAGAGGAGTCTTTTCTTGGCGGCTCAAATGCTTTCCGCTGGAATTAATTCGACCAAAAACTTCTGTGATATCCTCTTCTTCCATTGCGGTATAAATAGTTACTGCAAGTTGATAATCCAAAATATCAGCGCATTCTTTTCGTGAAAGCAGTATAGTATTTTCTTGAATTCTTTCAAAAATGCCTTCATCTGCTACTTGTTTAGCGTAAGAAAATTCCTCAGTATCAAAATATTTATCTTCAAAGGTAAATGAATTTTCTATAAAGCTGCAAATTGCATTTAGTCGTTGCATCCCATCTATAATTTCATACTTTCCACTTCCATATATTTGCGGACGTTCAGCTAATAAAATTAGGGGTATGGGATATCCTTTCAAAATACTTCCAATCAGTCTTTCTTTTTCTTCAACTGTCCAAATAAGCTTTCGTTGATACTTTCGATTGACTAGAAAACTGCCTGAGCGATAAAGACGGTACGCTTCAGTAACAGTCATTCCGCGTGGAACAATACTCATGATTACCATCTCTTATGTTAGAACTTATACAAACCTAACCCCCTAACCCCCTTCCCTGCAAGGGAAGGGGGAACAAGAACTCCGGTTCCCCTCTCCTACAAGGAGAGGGGCTGGGGGAGAGGTCATCCAAAATGTAAAAATACAAACCGATTATCATGCTTTGTTAATGAATAACCTTACTCCCCAACAATCCCCAACACCAAAACAGCAGTTAACTCACAACATCGTTATCGGACAAAAAGTAACCCCAGTCAAAGTACAACGCGCCAAGGAACTCCGTCGGCAAATGACTCAGGAAGAAAAAATCCTCTGGCAACACCTTCGCGCTAATCAATTGAATGGCTTACACTTCCGTCGTCAGCAAATTATTGATGGATTTATTGCAGATTTCTATTGTCACGCTGCCAGATTAGTCATAGAAGTAGATGGAGAAATTCATCAACAACAAGTTGAATACGATGCAGAACGCGATCGCATTTTGTTAGCACGAGGACTGCGGCTGTTGCGAATACAAAATGAACAAGTGAGACAGAATCTCGATCAGGTTTTAGCACGTATTTCGACAGCATGTTGCGAACAGACCTAATCCCCCAACCTCCTCATCCTCACTAAAGCTCCGGTCGCTCCGGTTCCCTGCAAGGGAAGGGGGAGCCGGAGTCTTATTCTTACTCCCCTCTCCTTGCAGGAGAGGGGTTGGGGGAGAGGTCAATCCAGATGCTTACCCCTCCTCATCCTTAAACAACCACTTCTTCTGTCCTTTCAGCAGAAGGCGTTACTGCTTCCATATCAGGCTGACAGTCAAACACCACCACAAAAGAAGCATGGGGCATAAGCTGACGCAAACACTGTAAATGACAATCAGCATCAGACCGACGGCGAAAGCGACCAACAATAGTCCGTTGACAATTCGGCAGAAGACAAGCGATCGCCTATGAACAGGAGCAAACAAAAAACCCCCAGAGGAGCGAACCATCTGGGGTGGAACTGTTAAGCCTTATTCTTTTCAAGGGGAAGGCTGATTGCTCCGGGTAAGTTCACAATCAGATTACAAGGATAATCTAAGTGCTGCTACAACAAGTCTAATGGCTATTTTCATCGCCGAATAATCCACTAGGCTTGCGCTTTTAATCCGCTTATTTTTCTCTCCTCAAAACAATAAAACAACTTGGTAACTGCGTTCAAGCATTTAAGTATAAGTCATGAATGCCCTAATTACCCCTACTAGGGCACCTAAAAGCAGGACAAGGATAGACAAAGAATTGATCCCAAAACCGAGCGTCCGTTTTTCTGCCGCTTGATAGTAACCCCAAGCATATAAAATGCGCCCAATCAGCCAAATAAATCCAATCCCCGCACCCCAAACAGGGCTGATAAATAGAGAGAATAACCACAAACTTGGCAACAAAAGAATGAGTTGCTCTAGCGTATTTTGCTGGACTCGAAACACTCGCTCAAAATCTGGATCTCCCGAAATTTGGGGTACAGGCACTTTATATTTGAATCTGGCTCTGCCAACATTGGCAGTCAGAACAAAGTAGAGAATTAGGGTTAAAACCGTCACCAAACTCGGAAAAATAAGTGTTTTTAGTTCGATCATGGCAACACATCCTGAAAATTATTCGAGGTAGGGCATGATAGTATTCATACTAGCCCTGTAGTAGCTCTCTAACTTCTTTAAAAATTAGTTAACTCAAAATTTTACGGTGAGTGAAGCTCTTTATGATCTTTATGAAGAGTAATCAACCAGACATCACATAACAGGGAGAGCAAAAGTACTTGGCGATTAAGCCGAAGTTCCCCTACATGGGAACTTCGGCTTAAAACTCACTGTAGGCTCGAAGCTTTAGCGAGGATTTAGTTTGTATAGCCCCAAACTAGAAGTTGGTGGGCAATTGGCTTCTTTTCCAGGTATAGCTAAAAGCGGATAACTCAGTGTTAATTACGCACCCACAGATTCTTTCGCCGCATACATCACTTCCAGAGTGATTTCACTAAAGCCACGCTCACGAGCAAACTTCTCAGTATTGCGCTTCACTTTACCGCGAACGAAACCAGGCACCTTGTTCAATTCTGCCTGAGCTTCTTTATTCCAACCGAGGTCAGAATCAGCAGAAATTCCTCTAGTAATCACTTCCTTGGTGTCGTGACCGCCGAAGATTTCCAACAAGTGATCTTCCATTCCCAAGGTGAAGGAATTGTAGACCAAATCAGCCATTTGATTTGTGCCTTCGTAACCCAGGAATGGCTTATAACCGATGGGGAAATCTTGAACATGGATAGGCGCAGCGATAACACCACAAGGGATGCTTAAACGCTTGCCGACGTGCCGTTCCATTTGGGTACCGAAGATAGCCGACGGTTCAATGCGTGCGATCGCATCCCCAATGGCTCCATTATCATCACTAATGAGTACTTCATCGCAGTATTCGCTCACCTGATCGCGGAACCACTGTTCATCGTACTTGCAGTAGGTACCCGCCAAGACAACGTGAATTCCCATCTCCCGCGCCAAAATCTTAGTCATGGCAGCCGCGTGCGTATTATCGCCAAAGACAACCGCCTTTTTCCCCGTCAAATTCTGGCAGTCAATGGAACGAGAGAACCAAGCCGCTTGGGAAACGTACAGGGTTTGGTTGTTGATGTAGTCTTCGTAATTAACATCAGCACCTTGGGCATTAATCACCTGTTGAATCTTGCGGATACAACGAGCTGTTTCCACAACTCCCATAGGAGTAATGTCTACAAAAGGCGTCCCGAACTCTTGTTCCAGGTAACGCGCTGCCATCAAGCCGATTTCTCGATAAGGCACCAGGTTAAACCAAGCACGAGGCAAATTCTTCAGGTTGTGAACCGAAGCCCCTTCTGGAATCACCTCGTTGACCTCAATGCCGAGGTCAGCCATTAACCGCTTCAGTTCGGTGCAATCGTGGTGATTGTGGAAGCCGAGGGAAGAAATGCCAATGATATTGACGGAAGGCTTTTCCGTTTTGCCTTCTGGCAGATTGCCTTGCTTGCGTGCCTTGGCGATGTAAAACTGGACAATTTGCTCCAAGGTGCGGTCTGCCGCTTGTAGTTCATTGACGCGGTAGTGGTTCACGTCCGCTAGCATCACATCCCCTTTAGCATCCAACTGAGCACGTTGGACAAAGTTTTCCAGGTCTTCTTGCAAGATGCTGGAGGTGCAGGTGGGTGTGAGAACAATCAAGTCGGGGGTTTCCTCAGCATCCTTGCGGGTGATGTTGTTCACCACTTTTTCCTGGGAACCGCGTGCCAAGACATTCCGGTCAACGGAACTGATCGTCACTGGGGTAAAATTGCGATCGCGTTCTAGCATGGAGCGCATGACATTGAAGTAGTCATCTCCAATCGGCGCGTGCATGATGGCATGGACGTTTTTAAAAGAACTGGAGACGCGCAAGGTACCAATGTGGGCGGGGCCTGCATACATCCAGTAAGCCAATTTCATACAGTGTTCTCCCTAGTGGTCAAAAAAAATCTCTAATTGAGGAAACGTGGGGAATGATTGCTCTGTTTTTGAGATCGTTTCTGATTGTCTCAGACTTGAAGTCCTTTCTGAGTCCGGACTTACAAGG
This sequence is a window from Microcoleus sp. AS-A8. Protein-coding genes within it:
- a CDS encoding DUF262 domain-containing protein, which gives rise to MSIVPRGMTVTEAYRLYRSGSFLVNRKYQRKLIWTVEEKERLIGSILKGYPIPLILLAERPQIYGSGKYEIIDGMQRLNAICSFIENSFTFEDKYFDTEEFSYAKQVADEGIFERIQENTILLSRKECADILDYQLAVTIYTAMEEEDITEVFGRINSSGKHLSRQEKTPLQYR
- a CDS encoding DUF4388 domain-containing protein — protein: MSTIGFLRDFPLPEIFQFIDKGRKTGVLRLRALPDYSSTMPSVHYIWIYQGRIVAAANRLDQQGLISLIKQRNWVSPQVATKLFQFYRNNQPLGLCLKNQGVLQDEQLKHLFQVQVLQQVCALFQLKDGQFKLDQNVPIPMREMTGLSVPSAVVNQYALIQVLLEKIETRCLDRCLDLTALPAYAR
- the acnB gene encoding bifunctional aconitate hydratase 2/2-methylisocitrate dehydratase, whose translation is MLESYRQHVAERAALGIPPLPLNAQQTAELCELLKNPPAGEEETLMSLLRDRVPPGVDPAAYVKAGFLTAIAKEEITCPLITPQWAVNLLGTMMGGYNVHSLIDLLKSSHPSMAASAAAALSKTLLVFDAFHDVLALSDINPYAKQVIDSWANAEWFITHPKLAEAITVTVFKVPGETNTDDLSPAPHATTRPDIPLHALAMLESKMPGGIETIAQLKEKGHPVAYVGDVVGTGSSRKSAINSVLWHIGNDIPFVPNKRSGGYILGSAIAPIFFNTAEDSGALPIECDVSQMETGMVITIHPYKGEITNEAGEVISTFTLKPDTILDEVRAGGRIPLLIGRSLTDKTREALGLEPSTLFTRPTMPTDTGKGFTLAQKMVGKACGLSGVRPGTSCEPLMTTVGSQDTTGPMTRDELKELACLGFSADLVMQSFCHTAAYPKPVDVKTHKDLPDFFSSRGGVALRPGDGIIHSWLNRMLLPDTVGTGGDSHTRFPLGISFPAGSGLVAFAGALGLMPLDMPESVLVRFKGELQPGITLRDVVNAIPYVAMQKGLLTVEKQNKKNIFSGRIMEIEGLPDLKVEQAFELTDASAERSCAGCTIKLSVETVSEYLRSNVALLTNMVARGYQDARTIMRRVAKMEEWLANPVLMEADADAEYVEIIEIDLNEIKEPIVAAPNDPDNVKLLSEVANDPVHEVFVGSCMTNIGHYRATAKVLEGEPPVKTRLWICPPTRMDEKQLKEEGIYGTFGAAGARTEMPGCSLCMGNQARVGDGTTVFSTSTRNFNNRMGKDAQVYLGSAELAAVCAMLGRIPTVQEYMDIVAKKIHPFAGDLYRYLNFDQIANFEDEGRVIALEDMPRIEDILGMPTAAR
- a CDS encoding DUF4278 domain-containing protein, which codes for MKLSYRGVNYENSSPMLEVIEGDIGGTYRGQNWRSHYLRHIPEPAPVHDLKYRGVAYRTGKSAVAVPSAAGARCTLPGFHKREREKELNQLTRTHLSNIRNSLERRMQVAKANGDEQLVRLLEQERMTLPLQ
- a CDS encoding DUF559 domain-containing protein, with protein sequence MNNLTPQQSPTPKQQLTHNIVIGQKVTPVKVQRAKELRRQMTQEEKILWQHLRANQLNGLHFRRQQIIDGFIADFYCHAARLVIEVDGEIHQQQVEYDAERDRILLARGLRLLRIQNEQVRQNLDQVLARISTACCEQT
- the bchB gene encoding ferredoxin:protochlorophyllide reductase (ATP-dependent) subunit B, whose amino-acid sequence is MKLAYWMYAGPAHIGTLRVSSSFKNVHAIMHAPIGDDYFNVMRSMLERDRNFTPVTISSVDRNVLARGSQEKVVNNITRKDAEETPDLIVLTPTCTSSILQEDLENFVQRAQLDAKGDVMLADVNHYRVNELQAADRTLEQIVQFYIAKARKQGNLPEGKTEKPSVNIIGISSLGFHNHHDCTELKRLMADLGIEVNEVIPEGASVHNLKNLPRAWFNLVPYREIGLMAARYLEQEFGTPFVDITPMGVVETARCIRKIQQVINAQGADVNYEDYINNQTLYVSQAAWFSRSIDCQNLTGKKAVVFGDNTHAAAMTKILAREMGIHVVLAGTYCKYDEQWFRDQVSEYCDEVLISDDNGAIGDAIARIEPSAIFGTQMERHVGKRLSIPCGVIAAPIHVQDFPIGYKPFLGYEGTNQMADLVYNSFTLGMEDHLLEIFGGHDTKEVITRGISADSDLGWNKEAQAELNKVPGFVRGKVKRNTEKFARERGFSEITLEVMYAAKESVGA
- a CDS encoding MAPEG family protein, translated to MIELKTLIFPSLVTVLTLILYFVLTANVGRARFKYKVPVPQISGDPDFERVFRVQQNTLEQLILLLPSLWLFSLFISPVWGAGIGFIWLIGRILYAWGYYQAAEKRTLGFGINSLSILVLLLGALVGVIRAFMTYT
- a CDS encoding acyltransferase family protein, encoding MFNFFDLLTARYARHAQASEHLYEGWSLDQRDPEVIKAWMPVWEWLYHSYFRVQTEGWHHIPSQGKMLIVGSHNGGSASPDTSMFMYDWYRRFGYERLTYGLMHRLAWKIPNVGRLAAPVGAVIAHPKTAIAALQRGAAVLVYPGGAEDMFRPHRLRDRIYFAGRKGFIKLALREEVPIVPAISHGAHDTLIILGDFYQQVRQLQEWGVPLSLDPDIGVFPIYLGLPWGVGIGPLPNIPLPIQIHTRVCAPIVFERYGREAASDRDYVDACYEKVCTQMQRELDDLIDRLNSTE